AATGTTTTATCCAACGATTGGGGAAAAACGCCTTCTTTTGATGTAATCGTCAGTAACCCGCCTTATGTCACCGAAGCGGAAAAAAAGGAAATGGATGCCAACGTACTTGATTGGGAACCGGAGCTTGCTTTATTTGTTCCTGATGATGATCCGTTGCGGTTCTATCGCAGGATTGCTGATTTAGGACGTGAATTACTTTTGCCGGGTGGCAAACTTTATTTTGAAATAAACCAGGCTTATGGCCGGGAAACAGCACACATACTTGAAATGAACCAATATCATGATGTTCGTGTTATAAGAGACATATTTGGAAAAGATAGAATAGTTACAGCTAACCGATGAGTGCACAATTAACAGATGAAGAGGCTTTAAATCGCGTAGCCTCTTACTGCTCCACTGCCGAGCATTGCCGGGCAGAAATAAATGAGAAGTTACAACGTTGGGGAATTGCCTATGATACCATTGCGCGTATTCTTGACCGACTGGAAACGGAAAAGTTTATCGATGATGAACGTTTCTGCAGGGCTTTCGTGAAAGATAAGTTCCGTTTTGCCAAGTGGGGGAAGATGAAAATAGCTCAAGGGCTTTATATGAAGCGGATTCCTTCTGATGTAGCATGGCGTTATCTGAATGAGATTGATGATGAAGAATATCTCTCCATTCTGCGTGAACTTCTGGCTTCCAAGCGGAAAAGTATTCATGCACAGGATGAGTATGAACTAAACGGAAAACTGATGCGATTTGCCATGAGCCGCGGATTTGAACTGAAAGATATCAAGCGTTGTATCGACATTCCCGATGAAGAGGAACAAATTGACTGAAAAAATAAACGGATTCTTCTTTTTATTCTCGTTCAAATTCTGTACTTTTGCGGCAAATAATTAATAGTTAGTTTAGTTATGAAAAACTTAGAGAGACTATTTGCGGAGAAACTGTTGAAGATTAAGGCTATTAAACTTCAACCCGCTAACCCTTTCACATGGGCTTCTGGATGGAAATCCCCCTTTTACTGTGATAACCGTAAAACTCTGTCCTATCCTTCTCTTCGTAATTTTGTGAAGATTGAAATTACACGTCTGATATTGGAACGATTCGGACAGGTGGATGCGATTGCAGGTGTGGCGACTGGTGCTATCCCGCAGGGAGCTTTGGTAGCTGATGCATTGAATTTACCGTTCGTGTATGTTCGTTCTACCCCGAAAGACCATGGATTGGAAAACCTGATTGAAGGTGAGCTTCGTCCGGGTATGAAAGTTGTTGTTGTAGAAGATTTGATTTCTACGGGTGGTAGTAGCTTGAAGGCTGTAGAGGCAATTCGTCGTGATGGTTGCGAAGTGATTGGTATGGTTGCGGCTTATACTTATGGATTCCCGGTTGCTGAAGAGGCATTCAAGAATGCCAAAGTAACTTTGGTGACATTGACTAATTACGAAGCTGTGCTTGATGTGGCTCTTCGTACAGGTTACATTGAAGAAGAAGACATACAAACTTTGAACGAATGGCGTAAAGACCCCGCTCATTGGGATGCTGGAAAATAAGGACTTTGTTTTAATCAGACATATTTGTAAAAAGAACTATTCGGACATGAATTGGCCGGGTTGTTCTTTTTTTGTTTTATACTAAAAGAAAATTATGAGTAATTTTGAGAGCAGTGTTAAGGTAATACCTTATAGCCAGGAACGCGTATACAATAAACTTTCAGATTTGAGTAATCTGGAAGCAATCAAAGATCGCCTGCCGCAAGATAAGGTACAGGATTTGAGCTTTGATTCGGATACATTGAGCTTTAGTGTTTCACCTATTGGGCAACTGACACTGCAAATTGTTGAACGTGAACCATCTAAATGTATAAAGTTGGCAACAACTAACTCTCCGGTCCCTTTTAATATGTGGATTCAGTTGGTCGCAACGGGAGAAGAAGAATGTAAAGTGAAGGTAACCATCGGAATGGATATTAATCCGTTCATGAAAGCGATGGTTCAAAAGCCACTTCAGGAAGGTTTGGAAAAGATGGTTGAAATGTTGGCGGTTATTAATTATTAAAAAAACAAGTATTAAATATTAGATATAAAGTATTAACCGTAGTCGTATTGGCTCTTGTTGTCATACTTAATGCCTAATACTTAATACCTAATACTTATTTTTTTATGGCGCAGAAACTTTGGGAGAAATCCGTACAGGTGAATAAAGATATTGAACGTTTCACGGTTGGTCGTGACCGCGAGATGGATCTTTATCTGGCTAAGCATGATGTGCTTGGTTCTATGGCTCACATTACCATGCTCGAAAGCATTGGCTTGTTGACAAAGGAAGAACTGGAACAGTTGCTGGCTGAATTGAAGAATATTTATGCTTCGGCGGAAAAGGGTGAATTTGTGATAGAAGACGGGGTGGAAGACGTACATTCTCAAGTGGAATTGATGTTGACCCGTCGTTTGGGAGATATAGGAAAGAAAATACATAGCGGTCGTTCACGAAATGATCAGGTATTACTGGACTTGAAACTCTTTACTCGTACACAAATTAAGGAAATAGCTGAAGCTGTTGAACAGCTCTTCCATGTGTTGGCTCGCCAAAGTGAGCGATATAAAAATGTATTGATGCCGGGGTATACCCATTTGCAGATTGCTATGCCTTCTTCTTTTGGATTATGGTTTGGTGCCTACGCCGAGAGTCTAGTAGATGATATGCTGTTTCTGCAGGCTGCATTTAAAATGTGTAATCGTAATCCGTTGGGATCTGCTGCCGGCTATGGTTCATCATTCCCGTTGAACCGTACGATGACGACAGAATTACTCGGCTTCGATTCTATGAACTACAATGTAGTGTATGCGCAAATGGGACGCGGAAAGCTAGAACGCAATGTTGCCTTTGCATTGGCTACGATTGCCGGAACTATTTCCAAACTGGCTTTCGATGCCTGTATGTTCAATAGCCAGAACTTTGGTTTCGTGAAATTGCCGGACGATTGTACTACGGGGTCTAGTATCATGCCTCATAAGAAGAATCCGGATGTATTTGAACTCACACGTGCAAAATGCAACAAACTGCAATCACTTCCTCAACAAATTATGATGATTGCCAATAATCTACCTTCCGGTTATTTCCGTGATTTGCAGATTATCAAAGAAGTTTTCCTACCGGCTTTCCAAGAGTTAAAAGATTGTTTGCAGATGACAACCTATATCATGAATGAGATTAAAGTAAATGAACATATTCTCGATGATGATAAATATCTGCTTATTTTTAGTGTAGAAGAGGTGAATCGTTTGGCGCGTGAAGGTATGCCTTTCCGTGATGCATATAAAAAAGTGGGTTTGGATATTGAAGCTGGTGAATTCTCTCATAGTAAGGAAGTTCATCATACCCATGAAGGAAGTATCGGCAACCTTTGCAATGCAGAGATTTCCGCCCTGATGCAACAAGTAGTTGACGGATTCAATTTCTGTGAAATGGAGAAGGCGGAAAAAACACTACTTGGAAGATAAAATGAACTTTCGAAGGATAGTTTTTTAAACTTTCCTTCGAAAAGATTTGGCAGAAACAAGTAAACTACTTATCTTTGCACCCGTTGAAAAAACGCGGAAATAGCTCAGTTGGTAGAGCATAACCTTGCCAAGGTTAGGGTCGCGAGTTCGAGTCTCGTTTTCCGCTCTTTCTTTGAAAGGATGCTCGAATGGTGGAATGGTAGACACGAAGGACTTAAAATCCTTTGGCCATTGCGGCTGTGCGGGTTCAAGTCCCGCTTCGAGTACGAGTATTCTTTAGAGGCTTTATGAATCATTGATTCATGAAGCCTTTTTTATTTTTTATGGGTGTACTATATACATTTGATTCCTCTATGGGAATCTACATTATGGTTGCTTGGGAAAATAAATAAATAAATCAAATTTAAGTGGCATTATTTTTTTATTGTGTTATTAATCTTTTATTTTGCTTTTAGATTATAATTGCAATTTAATATTACCTGAGCTATTCCTTTATATATTAGGATATTTGATTTTATTGTTAACACTGGAAATACTAGAGAGATGGAAAATAACGACAGGCAGATCGAATTAAAATTTCAGAAGTTTTTTACTGCTAACTTTCCTAAAGTAAAAAACTTTGCTCAGATGCTTCTAAAATCGGAAGCAGAGGCAGAAGATGTGGCTCAGGATGTTTTCTGTAAACTCTGGTTGCAGCCTGAAATATGGTTGGATACTGACAGAGATTTGGATAATTACATTTTTATAATGACCAGGAATATTGTTTTGAACATCTTCAAACATCAGCAAATAGAACAGGAATATCAAGATGAAGTTATCGAAAAGACTTTTCTTTATGAGTTGACAGAAAAAGAAGAGGTTTTGAATAATGTATATTATAAGGAAATGCTGATGATTATTCAGCTGACCTTGGAGAAAATGCCGAAGCGTCGGAGGCTGATATTCGAACTTAGCCGTTTCAGGGGGCTGAGTCATAAAGAAATTGCTGATAAACTCGATGTTTCTATCCGTACAATAGAGCATCAGGTTTATCTGGCATTAATAGAATTGAAGAAGATACTTATCTTATTTATTTTTTTTCTCAAATATTTTTAAGTAGTCTGTGCGGAGTAGTTGTATTTAGTATATAAAGCCCAAAAAAGAAAGAAAAGGTTTATGAAAAACTATATTCAACAACTCGTAGAATTATTCGGAAACAATGATTATTCAGCCGATACACGAAAGAAAGTACAACGATGGCTGGCTGATGAAGAGCATGTTGACGAAAAGGATGAAGCACTCCGTATGCTTTGGAAACAGGCAGGGGAACGGGAAGTTCCCAATGGAATGCAACAATCAATACGGCAAATGCAGCAGAATATAGGAACACGACCTGTTTCTCATAAAAATTATCAGCTACTTGTATGGAGAGCGGCGGCTATTCTCTTACTGGCTGTATCATCTGTCTCTATTTATCTGATGTTGGAAAAAGACCGACCTGTAAAAGATTTGGTGGAGTGTTATATACCAACAGCAGAGATCCACGAACTTACCTTGCCTGACGGCACGCATGTCATGTTGAATTCAAAAAGTACCTTATTATATCCGGAGCAGTTCAACGGAAAGACGCGGAGTGTATATTTGATAGGTGAAGCTAATTTTAAAGTGAAGCCGGATAAAGAGCATCCTTTTATTGTGAAAGCGAATGATTATCAAGTCACCGCTTTAGGTACGGAATTCAATGTGAACGCTTATCCGGAAAGTAATGAATTGATTGCCACTTTGCTGGAAGGAAGTGTAAAAGTAGAATTCAATAATCTGATATCTAATGTTATTCTAAAGCCTAATGAGCAATTAATATATAACAAGCATACAAAAGAACATAACCTGCGATTGCCGGAAATAGACGATGTGACAGCGTGGCAGCGCGGAGAACTGGTCTTTAGTAATATGCATCTGGAAGACATTTTCACAAGCCTGGAACGTAAATTCCCTTATGCCTTTGTTTATAGTCTTCATAGTATGAAGAAGAATACCTATAGTTTCCGCTTCCAAAAACAAGCAAATCTGGAAGAGATTATGGGCATTATATCACAGGTAGTGGGAGATGTAAACTATGTTATTAAAGGAAATAAATGCTATGTAACCAATAAGAAATAAACCTGTTGTAGAACCTATTTAAATTGAAAATACTATGTGAAAAAGTATCCGGAAGGAATGCCCGTTCCTTCCGGATGTGAAATCAAGTTCTCCTTAATATTAGCGTGTATTGACGCTATTCTGAATGATCCTAGAATAATAACCAATTAACTAATACTAAAGATGCTACAAATTTACGAAAAAATAGCAGAACAAATAGCTCAAAAGCGAGGCTTTCTCACTTTTTTAAGTCTATTGTTACTAACATCTACCCTTGCTTTTGCTCAAAGTGGTAATAAAATTACTATTCAGCAGAAGAATATCACTGTTGTTGATGCTCTGAAAACTGTAGAAAAACAGTCGAAAATGTCTATAAACTATAGTGATTCCGAATTAAAAGGAAAAGAAATAGCAAATCTTAATTTGCAAAATGTCGCTGTGTCGGCGGCACTTGATGTAATTTTGAAAGAAACAGGTTTCGCTTATCAAATTCAAGGTAATTATATTATAATTACTGAAAAGAAACCTGTAGTTGCAACACAAACAGTGAAGGATATCAAAGGAAAAGTTGTTGATGAGAGCGGTGAACCACTAATTGGAGTTAACATTTCAGTGGATGGCAATTCGACCGGTACAATTACCGATTTTGATGGAAACTTTGCAATAAAGGCTTCAGACAACTCTACATTGAAAGTATCTTATATAGGATATGCCACTCAAATGGTGACTGTTTCTAAAAAAGATTTTTATCCGATTACTATGAAACAGGATACGGAGGTGCTGGATGAGGTTGTTGTTACAGCATTGGGTATCAAACGTGCGGAGAAAGCTTTGTCTTATAATGTGCAGCAGATAAAAGGTAATGAATTGACTACTGTGAAAGACCCAAACTTTGTGAACTCATTAAACGGTAAGATAGCCGGTGTAACCATAAACAAGAGTGCGGCTGGTGTCGGTGGTGCAACTCGCGTTGTGATGCGTGGTGCAAAGTCCATCGAAGGGGATAATAATGCCTTATATGTGGTAGACGGTATTCCTTTGTTTAATACCAATATGGGAAATACAGACAGTGGTATTATGGGTGAAGGAAAGGCTGGAACAGAAGGTATTGCTGACTTTAATCCTGAAGATATTGAGAGCCTCTCAGTGTTGAGCGGTCCTTCAGCTGCTGCATTGTATGGTAGTAGTGCGGCAAACGGTGTCATCTTGGTAACAACCAAAAAAGGTAAAGAAGGGAAACTGGCTATTCAGTTCTCATCTTCTACT
The DNA window shown above is from Bacteroides faecium and carries:
- a CDS encoding regulatory protein RecX — its product is MSAQLTDEEALNRVASYCSTAEHCRAEINEKLQRWGIAYDTIARILDRLETEKFIDDERFCRAFVKDKFRFAKWGKMKIAQGLYMKRIPSDVAWRYLNEIDDEEYLSILRELLASKRKSIHAQDEYELNGKLMRFAMSRGFELKDIKRCIDIPDEEEQID
- the pyrE gene encoding orotate phosphoribosyltransferase; translation: MKNLERLFAEKLLKIKAIKLQPANPFTWASGWKSPFYCDNRKTLSYPSLRNFVKIEITRLILERFGQVDAIAGVATGAIPQGALVADALNLPFVYVRSTPKDHGLENLIEGELRPGMKVVVVEDLISTGGSSLKAVEAIRRDGCEVIGMVAAYTYGFPVAEEAFKNAKVTLVTLTNYEAVLDVALRTGYIEEEDIQTLNEWRKDPAHWDAGK
- a CDS encoding SRPBCC family protein, which translates into the protein MSNFESSVKVIPYSQERVYNKLSDLSNLEAIKDRLPQDKVQDLSFDSDTLSFSVSPIGQLTLQIVEREPSKCIKLATTNSPVPFNMWIQLVATGEEECKVKVTIGMDINPFMKAMVQKPLQEGLEKMVEMLAVINY
- the argH gene encoding argininosuccinate lyase is translated as MAQKLWEKSVQVNKDIERFTVGRDREMDLYLAKHDVLGSMAHITMLESIGLLTKEELEQLLAELKNIYASAEKGEFVIEDGVEDVHSQVELMLTRRLGDIGKKIHSGRSRNDQVLLDLKLFTRTQIKEIAEAVEQLFHVLARQSERYKNVLMPGYTHLQIAMPSSFGLWFGAYAESLVDDMLFLQAAFKMCNRNPLGSAAGYGSSFPLNRTMTTELLGFDSMNYNVVYAQMGRGKLERNVAFALATIAGTISKLAFDACMFNSQNFGFVKLPDDCTTGSSIMPHKKNPDVFELTRAKCNKLQSLPQQIMMIANNLPSGYFRDLQIIKEVFLPAFQELKDCLQMTTYIMNEIKVNEHILDDDKYLLIFSVEEVNRLAREGMPFRDAYKKVGLDIEAGEFSHSKEVHHTHEGSIGNLCNAEISALMQQVVDGFNFCEMEKAEKTLLGR
- a CDS encoding RNA polymerase sigma-70 factor; protein product: MENNDRQIELKFQKFFTANFPKVKNFAQMLLKSEAEAEDVAQDVFCKLWLQPEIWLDTDRDLDNYIFIMTRNIVLNIFKHQQIEQEYQDEVIEKTFLYELTEKEEVLNNVYYKEMLMIIQLTLEKMPKRRRLIFELSRFRGLSHKEIADKLDVSIRTIEHQVYLALIELKKILILFIFFLKYF
- a CDS encoding FecR family protein; protein product: MKNYIQQLVELFGNNDYSADTRKKVQRWLADEEHVDEKDEALRMLWKQAGEREVPNGMQQSIRQMQQNIGTRPVSHKNYQLLVWRAAAILLLAVSSVSIYLMLEKDRPVKDLVECYIPTAEIHELTLPDGTHVMLNSKSTLLYPEQFNGKTRSVYLIGEANFKVKPDKEHPFIVKANDYQVTALGTEFNVNAYPESNELIATLLEGSVKVEFNNLISNVILKPNEQLIYNKHTKEHNLRLPEIDDVTAWQRGELVFSNMHLEDIFTSLERKFPYAFVYSLHSMKKNTYSFRFQKQANLEEIMGIISQVVGDVNYVIKGNKCYVTNKK